In the Pseudomonas orientalis genome, one interval contains:
- a CDS encoding carboxymuconolactone decarboxylase family protein: MQDWKQTRKDINARLMELNALTPETMKGMAALGSAGAKTNHLDAKTRELISLAVAVTTRCDGCIAFPAAEAKKVGVTSEEVAEALGVAINMNAGAALVYSTHVLDAFDKS; this comes from the coding sequence ATGCAAGACTGGAAGCAAACTCGCAAAGACATCAACGCTCGCCTGATGGAACTCAATGCACTCACCCCTGAAACCATGAAAGGCATGGCGGCACTCGGTAGCGCCGGGGCCAAGACCAATCATCTGGATGCCAAAACCCGAGAGCTTATTTCTCTTGCCGTCGCAGTGACCACACGCTGCGACGGCTGCATTGCCTTCCCTGCCGCCGAGGCGAAGAAAGTCGGCGTGACCAGCGAAGAAGTCGCTGAAGCACTGGGTGTGGCGATCAACATGAACGCCGGTGCCGCACTGGTCTACAGCACGCACGTGCTGGATGCGTTCGACAAGTCATAA
- a CDS encoding alkene reductase, translating to MNKLFAPYDLSGLTLANRVVMAPMTRTRTPENIPGDLTVLYYAQRASAGLIITEGLPVSEEARGYLYTPGLYTDEQTAGWRKVTDAVHAEGGKIFAQLWHVGRLSHVSLQPGNAAPVSSGTVPATTTMVYAWVEPGKEGPVLPSPPRALTTDEVQRVIQDFVASARRAMDAGFDGVEVMAANAFLFDQFLSSKLNTRTDQYGGSIANRERLLLETVDALAAEIGARKVGVRVSPFGRIYDMEAFDGEAEAWMSVASALNNRGLAYVHLNYQTTISAAGTPEGFGAAFREAYRGPLIGAGGFTQDLAEQELEKGELDLIAFGTAFISNPDLVARMKNGWPLAKPDPSTFYGVIGAKGYTDYPEHTATQA from the coding sequence ATGAATAAGCTGTTTGCTCCTTACGACTTATCCGGCCTGACATTGGCCAACCGTGTGGTGATGGCGCCAATGACCCGCACGCGCACTCCGGAAAACATTCCCGGCGATTTGACCGTGCTTTATTACGCCCAGCGTGCTTCGGCCGGTTTGATCATCACTGAAGGCCTGCCGGTGTCGGAAGAAGCCCGTGGCTATCTGTATACCCCAGGTCTTTACACCGATGAGCAAACCGCAGGCTGGCGCAAAGTCACGGATGCGGTGCACGCTGAAGGCGGCAAGATCTTCGCCCAACTGTGGCACGTAGGCCGTCTGTCACACGTATCGCTCCAACCGGGCAACGCGGCGCCCGTTTCGTCGGGCACCGTTCCCGCTACCACAACCATGGTTTACGCCTGGGTCGAACCTGGCAAAGAAGGCCCGGTGCTGCCAAGTCCACCGCGCGCCCTGACAACCGATGAAGTCCAGCGCGTTATCCAGGATTTTGTCGCATCTGCACGCAGGGCGATGGATGCCGGCTTCGATGGCGTCGAGGTGATGGCGGCCAATGCGTTCCTGTTCGATCAGTTCCTGAGCAGCAAACTGAATACGCGTACCGACCAATACGGTGGTTCCATCGCAAATCGCGAGCGCCTGTTGCTGGAAACCGTCGATGCCCTGGCCGCCGAGATAGGCGCAAGGAAAGTCGGCGTGCGGGTTTCGCCCTTCGGTCGAATTTATGACATGGAAGCTTTTGACGGCGAGGCTGAGGCCTGGATGAGCGTGGCATCGGCGTTGAACAACCGCGGTCTGGCGTATGTGCACCTTAACTACCAGACCACCATTTCTGCAGCCGGCACGCCTGAAGGCTTCGGCGCGGCATTCCGCGAGGCCTACCGTGGCCCCCTGATCGGCGCAGGCGGTTTTACCCAGGACCTGGCCGAACAGGAACTGGAAAAGGGTGAACTCGACCTGATCGCTTTCGGCACCGCCTTCATTTCCAACCCGGATCTAGTGGCGCGAATGAAGAACGGCTGGCCGCTGGCCAAACCAGATCCCTCCACGTTCTATGGCGTTATCGGTGCCAAAGGCTATACGGATTATCCGGAACACACTGCAACTCAGGCCTGA
- a CDS encoding SDR family NAD(P)-dependent oxidoreductase encodes MNDYFKGKKLLVVGGTSGMGLETARMVLKAGGSVVLTGSKQDKADAVRNELSILGNVSVIVANLMTEEGMHSVLQDINANHSDISLMVNSAGIFVPKPFTEHGAAEYDMYMSLNRSTFFITQAVVKNMLAAKREGSVVNVGSIGAQAALAGSPASAYSMAKAGLHALTRNLAIELAHSGIRVNAVSPGIVHTPIYEGFMDKDAIPEAMKSLNAFHPLGRVGVPEDVANTILFLLSDKTSWVTGAIWDVDAGVMAVRA; translated from the coding sequence ATGAACGATTACTTTAAAGGCAAAAAATTGTTGGTCGTAGGCGGTACCAGCGGTATGGGCCTGGAAACGGCCCGCATGGTACTGAAGGCGGGCGGTAGTGTCGTGCTTACCGGCAGCAAGCAAGACAAGGCCGATGCGGTGCGTAACGAACTGAGCATACTGGGTAACGTGTCGGTGATCGTGGCCAACCTGATGACCGAAGAGGGCATGCACAGCGTTCTCCAGGACATTAATGCCAACCACAGCGATATCAGTCTGATGGTCAACTCAGCAGGGATCTTTGTTCCCAAGCCGTTCACCGAGCATGGTGCGGCCGAATATGACATGTACATGTCCCTCAACCGTTCGACGTTTTTCATCACCCAGGCCGTGGTCAAGAACATGCTCGCCGCCAAGCGTGAAGGTTCGGTTGTCAATGTCGGTTCCATCGGCGCTCAGGCTGCGCTGGCCGGCTCGCCGGCCTCTGCCTACTCCATGGCCAAAGCCGGTTTGCATGCGCTGACACGTAACTTGGCAATTGAATTGGCGCATTCAGGTATTCGTGTCAATGCGGTTTCCCCTGGCATTGTGCACACCCCGATTTACGAGGGGTTCATGGACAAGGACGCGATCCCGGAAGCCATGAAATCGCTTAACGCCTTCCACCCGCTGGGACGTGTTGGGGTGCCGGAAGATGTGGCCAACACGATCCTGTTTTTGTTGTCGGACAAAACCTCTTGGGTGACCGGCGCTATCTGGGACGTGGATGCCGGTGTCATGGCCGTGCGCGCCTGA
- a CDS encoding OsmC family protein produces the protein MSTNLNGIDVAALQQFAQGVAEDATKRHASFNVKTQWKGQTRSVAKVNRYSLAGETYSRNFEIVADEPNELLGQNSAPNPQELLMAALNACMSVGYAANAAMMGIKIHSLEIETDGTLDLRGFLGIDESVNPGYDEVSVVVRLHTDASREHVEELHRVVLKTSVNYANFSKAIRMVPTLEVREG, from the coding sequence ATGAGCACTAACTTGAACGGTATTGATGTTGCCGCACTCCAGCAGTTTGCCCAAGGCGTTGCCGAGGATGCGACCAAGCGTCACGCCAGTTTTAATGTCAAAACCCAATGGAAGGGGCAGACCCGTTCCGTCGCGAAGGTCAATCGCTACAGCCTGGCCGGCGAAACCTACTCGCGCAACTTTGAAATAGTTGCCGACGAGCCAAACGAACTGTTGGGTCAGAACAGTGCGCCCAACCCGCAAGAGCTGCTGATGGCTGCGCTGAACGCGTGCATGTCGGTCGGTTATGCCGCCAACGCCGCGATGATGGGCATCAAGATCCACAGCCTTGAAATTGAAACTGACGGCACCCTCGACCTGCGTGGTTTCCTCGGTATCGACGAAAGCGTCAACCCTGGCTACGACGAAGTCAGCGTAGTGGTTCGCCTGCACACCGATGCCTCCCGTGAGCATGTTGAAGAGCTGCATAGGGTCGTGCTGAAGACCTCGGTGAACTACGCCAACTTCTCGAAAGCCATTCGTATGGTGCCGACTCTGGAAGTGCGTGAGGGCTGA
- a CDS encoding TetR/AcrR family transcriptional regulator has translation MSTRSDLLSSAEILLRTKGYAAFSYADLAADIGIKKASIHHHFPTKEGLAIAIVESYLFRFKKQLEQINDENTDVVARLNAFVLMFAQSSQNGLLPLCGALAAELMALPESLQELTRHFFEIHLEWLQANIALGQSNGALKAQLDVNKVARLILNTLEGGSFVAWAMSDQYEQSSGFDFILEAMCTLPKPH, from the coding sequence ATGAGTACACGTTCCGACCTTCTGAGCAGCGCTGAAATTCTGCTGCGTACCAAGGGCTATGCAGCCTTCAGCTACGCTGACCTTGCCGCTGACATTGGTATCAAGAAGGCGAGTATTCATCACCACTTCCCAACCAAGGAAGGCCTTGCGATTGCCATCGTCGAGAGCTACCTGTTCCGGTTCAAGAAACAGCTGGAGCAGATCAATGACGAGAACACGGATGTCGTTGCACGCCTGAACGCATTCGTCCTGATGTTTGCACAGAGCAGTCAAAATGGCTTGCTGCCGTTGTGCGGCGCGCTGGCAGCCGAATTGATGGCCCTGCCGGAAAGCCTGCAGGAGCTGACGCGGCACTTTTTCGAGATACATCTTGAGTGGCTTCAGGCCAATATCGCGCTGGGGCAGTCGAATGGGGCGCTCAAGGCGCAGTTGGACGTCAACAAGGTCGCCAGGCTGATCCTGAATACGCTGGAAGGCGGCAGCTTTGTGGCGTGGGCGATGAGCGATCAGTACGAGCAATCGTCCGGATTTGATTTCATTCTGGAGGCAATGTGCACACTGCCTAAACCCCACTGA